A single region of the Runella slithyformis DSM 19594 genome encodes:
- a CDS encoding SusC/RagA family TonB-linked outer membrane protein — protein MKFKVYAWITGIYFLFSALPTMAQDRSVSGRVMGANDSAPLPGVSILVKGMNAGTTTDANGTFKMPVPTNAVLVFSFVGYTPKEVTVGNQTTLDVSLELDNRQLNEVVVVGYGTVKKSDLTGSLASVKSKEINAFPANNVLQALSGRAPGVQVTQNTGAPGANVSVRIRGTNSVQGSNEPLYVVDGFPTSGSNPTILNNSDIESIEILKDASATAIYGSRGANGVVLITTKQGKAGKTQVDYEGSYSIQTLRKKLDLMNAKEYATFYNMQAVNDKVAPYFTQAQIDGFGEGYDWQDLIFRKAPMQTHNLTVSGGNEKTRFSIGGSIFGQQGIIIGSDYNRYSLRANVTTDVSKKFNLSYGATLTNIQTSRQNNGGGNRGGSLISAAISAPPTLTPYNDDGSYRVLATAYPFISNVITNPLNYVNEQTDDITANRVLANVALTFKPFEGLVIKISGGIENSDDRNDSYTTTNFINSQGSANVSTTQGRSLLSENTVSYTKSFGKHSLSAVAGFTYQDFLNTSLGGSGVGFLSNVTETANLGSANTPGIPSSGYSFATLLSYLGRVNYSYNSKYLATVSFRADGSSRYSEGNKWGYFPSAALAWRVSEEEFLKNSSFISDLKIRASWGQTGSQAISPYATLNNLGAGKTVFDDALYNTFAPGTRLPGNLKWETTEQADFGIDAAFNNNRYRLTLDYYVKNTRDLLNTVQLPIGFGFTSTIQNVGQIQNKGVEIALDARVIDKDFKWDIGGNISFNRNKVMKLYNGADILGGSVGVTLINDNANLLREGQPMSVFFGYVKDGYTDLGKEKYKDLNADGLINQLDKTIIGNPNPDFIYGLNSVMSYKGLELTLFLQGTQGNDLLNVSSINNTLDYGFGLNMPREVLYNHWSPTNPNAKYPVISRSNSYNYSDRLVEDGSYLRLRNIQLAYSLPLQKWRVNWMRTAQIYAGGQNLLTFTKYSWWDPETNSQGGANSIGQGIDHYSYPTSKAVTFGLRVGF, from the coding sequence ATGAAATTCAAAGTTTATGCTTGGATCACAGGAATCTATTTCCTGTTTTCGGCACTTCCGACAATGGCACAGGACCGCTCCGTTTCGGGGAGGGTCATGGGTGCAAACGACAGTGCTCCGCTTCCGGGAGTAAGTATTCTGGTAAAAGGAATGAATGCCGGAACGACAACCGATGCCAACGGGACGTTTAAAATGCCGGTACCGACCAATGCGGTCTTGGTTTTTTCATTTGTGGGCTATACGCCGAAAGAGGTAACGGTAGGAAACCAAACGACACTGGATGTTTCACTGGAGTTGGACAACCGCCAACTGAACGAAGTAGTGGTGGTAGGCTACGGAACCGTCAAAAAAAGTGACCTGACGGGTTCGCTGGCTTCTGTAAAATCAAAAGAAATCAATGCCTTCCCGGCCAACAATGTACTTCAGGCGCTTTCGGGCCGGGCGCCGGGCGTGCAGGTTACCCAGAATACAGGAGCGCCGGGTGCCAACGTCAGCGTACGAATCAGGGGAACCAACTCCGTACAGGGCAGCAATGAGCCGCTGTATGTGGTAGATGGGTTTCCTACTTCGGGCAGCAATCCAACGATTCTTAACAACTCCGACATTGAGTCCATCGAAATCCTGAAAGATGCTTCCGCCACGGCTATTTACGGCTCGCGGGGGGCCAACGGCGTAGTACTCATCACCACTAAACAGGGCAAAGCGGGCAAGACGCAGGTGGATTATGAAGGCAGTTACAGCATTCAAACCCTGCGCAAAAAACTCGACCTGATGAATGCCAAAGAATACGCCACATTTTATAATATGCAGGCCGTCAATGACAAAGTGGCTCCGTATTTTACGCAGGCGCAGATTGACGGTTTTGGGGAAGGATACGACTGGCAAGACCTCATTTTTCGCAAAGCACCCATGCAAACCCATAACCTTACCGTCAGCGGAGGGAACGAAAAAACGCGTTTCTCCATTGGCGGGAGCATTTTCGGACAGCAGGGCATCATCATCGGCAGCGATTACAATCGGTATTCGCTCCGCGCCAATGTGACTACTGACGTTAGCAAAAAATTTAATCTTTCTTATGGGGCTACATTGACCAATATTCAGACGAGTCGTCAAAACAACGGCGGTGGAAACCGGGGCGGCTCCCTGATCTCGGCGGCTATTTCGGCCCCTCCCACGCTGACACCTTACAACGATGATGGAAGTTATCGGGTATTGGCAACGGCCTATCCGTTTATTTCCAATGTGATCACGAACCCACTGAATTACGTCAATGAGCAAACCGACGATATCACCGCCAATCGGGTGCTGGCCAACGTGGCCCTGACCTTCAAGCCGTTTGAAGGATTGGTCATTAAAATTTCGGGTGGTATCGAAAACAGCGACGACCGTAACGACAGCTATACCACCACCAATTTTATCAATTCACAGGGTTCGGCAAACGTGTCCACCACACAGGGTCGGAGTTTGTTGAGTGAAAATACCGTCAGCTACACCAAAAGTTTCGGCAAGCACAGCCTCTCGGCGGTGGCGGGTTTTACGTACCAAGACTTTTTGAATACCTCACTGGGTGGCTCGGGTGTGGGTTTTTTGAGTAACGTCACCGAAACCGCCAACCTTGGCTCCGCTAATACGCCCGGCATTCCGAGTTCAGGTTATTCCTTTGCTACTTTGCTTTCTTATTTGGGTCGGGTCAATTACAGCTACAACAGCAAGTATTTGGCCACCGTCAGTTTCCGCGCCGACGGCTCTTCCCGCTACAGTGAAGGCAACAAATGGGGGTATTTTCCGTCGGCGGCACTGGCCTGGCGCGTGTCGGAAGAAGAGTTTCTTAAAAACTCCTCTTTTATTTCTGACTTAAAAATACGTGCGAGTTGGGGGCAAACGGGCAGTCAGGCCATTAGTCCCTATGCCACACTCAACAACTTGGGGGCAGGCAAAACGGTTTTTGACGATGCGTTGTATAACACTTTTGCCCCCGGCACTCGCCTGCCCGGCAACTTGAAGTGGGAAACCACCGAACAGGCCGATTTCGGTATTGATGCGGCATTTAACAATAACCGTTACCGTTTGACGCTGGATTATTACGTAAAAAACACCCGCGACCTCCTCAACACCGTACAGCTCCCCATCGGTTTTGGCTTTACCAGCACCATTCAGAACGTAGGCCAAATCCAAAACAAAGGCGTGGAAATTGCCTTGGACGCCCGCGTGATCGATAAAGACTTTAAATGGGATATTGGGGGCAATATTTCTTTCAATCGTAACAAGGTAATGAAACTATACAACGGAGCCGATATTTTGGGCGGCTCGGTGGGCGTAACGCTCATCAACGACAATGCCAACCTGCTCCGCGAAGGACAGCCAATGAGTGTCTTTTTCGGTTATGTAAAAGACGGTTATACCGATTTGGGGAAAGAAAAATACAAAGATCTGAACGCCGACGGGCTGATCAACCAACTCGACAAAACCATCATCGGCAACCCCAATCCTGATTTTATTTACGGCCTCAACTCTGTCATGAGCTACAAAGGGCTGGAACTGACCCTGTTTTTGCAGGGTACGCAGGGCAATGATCTGCTGAACGTGAGTTCGATCAACAACACACTTGATTACGGATTCGGTCTCAATATGCCCCGTGAAGTACTGTATAATCACTGGTCTCCGACCAATCCAAACGCCAAATACCCCGTGATTTCGCGGTCAAACAGCTACAATTATTCCGATCGACTGGTGGAAGACGGCTCGTACCTGCGCCTGCGCAACATTCAGTTGGCGTACAGTTTGCCGCTGCAAAAATGGCGTGTGAATTGGATGCGTACCGCCCAAATCTACGCCGGCGGTCAAAACCTGCTGACATTTACGAAGTACTCGTGGTGGGACCCCGAAACCAACTCGCAGGGCGGAGCCAACTCCATCGGACAGGGCATTGACCATTACAGTTACCCCACTTCCAAAGCGGTAACGTTTGGCCTCCGCGTAGGCTTTTAA
- a CDS encoding RagB/SusD family nutrient uptake outer membrane protein produces MKNIFKILAFILLLWGAGGCSDVLVEAPKAVAVETFYNTAAEVETAVNAAYQELRAVNGISGQLGAQVEAYTDYSYGRGSYQVLSDFQGLNSTNIPRTDEGWRLFYLSIRNANLVIQNAPKGSRISQADIVKYVAEAKFLRAYNYFWLVRNWGGVPIRTEATLTEPNVKRSTAEEVYKLIIADLKEAETNLPDKGAQVGRATKWAAKAALAEVYFTLNQYAEARDKADEIIKSGQFSLIPVTVAADFDKVFGPTVVTSPEEIFYLKMTRQNNQGMYLAMFAHHPGTRLHGAGGFFAHYTDSQTNPVYRTWDNNDLRKSYNWVSWNIGLGANSLLCKKFSDPLAPSGTAAGNDFPIYRYADVLLLYAEAACRAGNAPTAAAMEALNQVRRRAYGRPITTPSTVDFKLADYTAATFNDLVLRERGYETQYEGKRWLDLKRLGTPKLREIIKAATGKDVADKHLLWPIPVGELNFNTALDPCKDQNPGY; encoded by the coding sequence ATGAAAAATATATTCAAAATATTGGCCTTCATCCTCCTCCTTTGGGGGGCGGGGGGCTGTTCTGACGTTTTGGTGGAGGCCCCCAAAGCCGTGGCCGTTGAAACCTTTTATAACACAGCGGCCGAAGTGGAAACTGCAGTGAACGCTGCCTATCAAGAATTGCGAGCGGTCAATGGCATCAGCGGTCAGCTTGGTGCGCAGGTGGAAGCTTATACCGATTACAGCTACGGACGTGGCAGCTATCAGGTATTGAGTGATTTTCAGGGCCTTAACAGTACCAACATTCCCCGTACCGACGAGGGTTGGCGATTGTTTTACCTCAGCATTCGCAACGCCAACTTAGTGATTCAAAATGCCCCCAAAGGCTCACGTATCAGTCAGGCCGATATCGTAAAGTATGTGGCTGAAGCCAAATTTTTACGGGCGTACAATTATTTTTGGCTGGTTAGGAATTGGGGCGGCGTTCCGATTCGAACCGAAGCCACGCTCACCGAGCCAAACGTAAAACGCAGTACCGCCGAAGAGGTGTACAAATTAATCATTGCTGACCTCAAAGAAGCAGAAACCAACCTCCCCGACAAAGGTGCTCAAGTAGGCCGTGCCACCAAATGGGCCGCCAAAGCGGCTTTGGCTGAGGTGTATTTTACCTTAAATCAATATGCCGAAGCCCGCGACAAAGCCGATGAGATCATTAAATCGGGACAGTTTTCCCTCATACCTGTTACTGTTGCCGCCGATTTTGATAAGGTGTTCGGCCCAACCGTAGTGACTTCTCCCGAAGAAATTTTTTACCTGAAAATGACCCGTCAGAATAATCAGGGTATGTATTTGGCTATGTTTGCCCATCACCCGGGCACCCGTTTGCACGGAGCGGGCGGTTTTTTTGCCCATTATACCGACTCTCAAACCAACCCCGTTTATAGAACTTGGGATAACAACGATTTGCGGAAAAGCTATAATTGGGTGAGTTGGAACATTGGATTGGGGGCAAACAGCCTGTTATGCAAGAAATTTTCGGACCCTCTCGCGCCTTCGGGTACGGCAGCGGGCAATGATTTTCCAATATATCGCTACGCCGATGTGCTTTTACTGTATGCAGAAGCAGCCTGCCGGGCAGGTAATGCGCCAACAGCTGCCGCGATGGAAGCCCTCAATCAGGTACGTCGCCGGGCGTATGGCAGACCCATAACAACTCCCTCAACCGTTGATTTCAAATTGGCGGATTATACCGCTGCTACGTTCAACGATCTGGTATTGAGGGAAAGAGGCTATGAAACCCAATACGAAGGTAAACGCTGGCTCGATCTGAAAAGATTGGGTACGCCAAAATTGAGAGAAATTATCAAAGCCGCTACGGGCAAAGACGTGGCCGACAAACATTTGCTCTGGCCGATTCCGGTAGGGGAATTGAATTTTAACACCGCCCTCGACCCGTGCAAAGATCAAAATCCGGGGTACTAA
- a CDS encoding endo-1,4-beta-xylanase: protein MKKLLIGLIFSGFHTFAQTPRYDSLWKDPAVEKRIADGIEQNRKGDFTLLFPDLKGTAELEIRLVKHDFMFGANIFMLKGFKTEAENRRYEEVFKSLFNLACVPFYWKTLEPEQGKPRFAVNSPAVYRRPPPDVVLDFCEKNGITPKGHTLVWDNTDHAVPTWIPTDTAKIQPLIDARIRELARRYGSKIKTWDVVNEILKDHPHVPMPPEYPLKAFRTAQKYFPADTRLFINEVTTESWQNYHREYTPYKLLIDNLQYRGAKIGGIGLQFHFFSEPLHYSVVAGKAMTPSDLFRNLDIYGRYNLPVHVSEITIPALPAGPEGLENQARLTRNFYRLWFSHPAVEAIIWWNVADGTAVAGEDKWRGGFLDEALKPKPAFDVLDGLINREWKTNLKATVSGKSYFFRGFYGEYVAKITVNGKTTERRFSIHKNQAKAFKVTGL, encoded by the coding sequence ATGAAAAAATTGCTTATTGGGCTCATTTTCAGTGGGTTTCATACCTTCGCCCAAACCCCTCGTTATGATTCTCTTTGGAAAGACCCGGCGGTGGAAAAACGCATCGCCGACGGCATTGAGCAAAACCGAAAAGGAGACTTTACCCTGTTGTTTCCTGACCTCAAAGGTACAGCCGAGCTGGAGATTCGGCTGGTAAAACACGATTTTATGTTCGGTGCCAATATTTTTATGTTAAAAGGCTTTAAAACCGAGGCCGAGAATCGACGCTATGAAGAAGTGTTTAAATCGCTTTTCAATTTAGCCTGTGTTCCTTTTTATTGGAAAACCCTCGAACCCGAGCAGGGCAAACCTCGCTTTGCGGTCAACAGCCCTGCCGTTTATCGCCGCCCGCCGCCTGATGTAGTGCTGGATTTTTGCGAGAAAAACGGCATTACGCCCAAAGGACACACGTTGGTGTGGGATAACACCGACCATGCTGTTCCCACTTGGATACCCACCGATACGGCCAAAATTCAACCCTTGATTGATGCCAGAATCAGGGAACTGGCGAGACGTTACGGGTCAAAAATAAAAACCTGGGACGTGGTCAATGAGATACTGAAAGACCATCCCCATGTGCCCATGCCGCCCGAATATCCGCTCAAAGCGTTCAGAACGGCGCAGAAGTATTTCCCCGCCGATACCCGCCTGTTTATCAACGAAGTAACGACTGAATCGTGGCAAAACTATCACCGCGAATACACGCCTTACAAGCTGCTGATTGATAATCTGCAATACCGGGGAGCCAAAATTGGCGGTATTGGGCTGCAGTTTCATTTTTTCAGCGAACCGCTGCATTACAGCGTGGTCGCCGGCAAGGCCATGACCCCGTCGGATCTGTTTCGAAATTTGGATATCTATGGCCGATACAATCTTCCGGTACACGTTTCCGAAATTACGATTCCGGCCTTGCCTGCCGGTCCTGAAGGATTGGAAAATCAGGCACGTTTGACCCGTAATTTTTACCGCCTTTGGTTTAGTCATCCGGCAGTGGAGGCTATCATTTGGTGGAACGTGGCCGACGGAACGGCCGTAGCAGGGGAAGACAAATGGCGCGGTGGATTTCTGGACGAAGCCCTCAAACCCAAACCCGCCTTTGACGTACTCGACGGACTGATAAACCGGGAATGGAAAACGAATTTGAAAGCCACCGTTTCGGGGAAAAGCTATTTTTTCCGGGGGTTTTACGGCGAATACGTGGCCAAAATTACAGTCAACGGCAAAACTACTGAACGGCGATTTTCCATTCATAAAAATCAAGCCAAAGCGTTTAAGGTGACCGGATTATAG
- a CDS encoding LamG domain-containing protein, whose protein sequence is MQQLLITKGLVALWDFKEEEGLPRKAIGAADFPLTEQNGTLPRINEGPLSGYSTLFGNKAFLSLPNAELGKLNIYGKNQGVTVMGWVKWTGEQTGFVGGIWNEYQDGGKRQYGLFVSLPHYNGRNQVCGHISLTGKPTPPFPYSIDYSASTQTVPANEWCCVAFTYDGTNIRSYFNGTFEARQPEPIEHTKGFTGYPEGLTHSKNPYYFPDGIGSNGSDFTVGAVLLKAGMGNFFKGQIGGLAVFDRALSDAELKKLSTPFLPKK, encoded by the coding sequence ATGCAACAACTCCTGATAACTAAAGGGCTGGTAGCCCTGTGGGATTTCAAAGAGGAAGAAGGGCTGCCTAGAAAAGCAATCGGTGCCGCTGATTTTCCGTTAACGGAACAAAACGGGACCCTGCCGCGCATCAATGAAGGGCCGTTGTCGGGCTACTCGACGCTTTTTGGCAACAAAGCCTTTCTTTCCTTGCCCAATGCCGAACTCGGCAAGCTCAATATTTACGGCAAAAATCAGGGCGTGACCGTGATGGGCTGGGTGAAATGGACGGGCGAACAAACGGGGTTTGTGGGGGGGATTTGGAATGAATACCAAGACGGCGGTAAACGGCAGTATGGACTGTTTGTATCGTTGCCGCATTACAACGGCCGTAATCAGGTCTGCGGACATATTTCACTTACCGGCAAGCCCACGCCACCGTTTCCCTATTCGATTGATTATTCGGCAAGTACGCAGACGGTACCGGCCAACGAATGGTGCTGCGTGGCATTTACGTACGATGGCACGAATATCCGTTCGTATTTCAATGGCACTTTTGAAGCGCGTCAGCCCGAACCGATCGAGCATACCAAAGGATTTACCGGCTATCCGGAGGGCCTGACGCACTCCAAAAACCCGTATTACTTTCCCGATGGGATAGGCAGCAATGGGTCGGATTTTACGGTAGGAGCCGTACTGCTTAAAGCAGGAATGGGCAATTTCTTTAAGGGACAAATCGGCGGTCTGGCCGTGTTTGACCGTGCTCTTAGCGATGCCGAATTGAAAAAGTTATCAACACCTTTTTTACCCAAAAAATAA